In the Kribbella sp. NBC_00482 genome, one interval contains:
- a CDS encoding heavy-metal-associated domain-containing protein — protein sequence MSTTTTYSVAGMTCGHCTSAVTEELSKLVGVQDVKIDLVAGGTSAVHVTSESALDEVAVRDAVDEAGYELAAS from the coding sequence ATGAGCACGACTACGACCTACTCCGTCGCCGGTATGACCTGTGGTCACTGCACTTCGGCTGTCACCGAGGAGCTCAGCAAGCTTGTCGGTGTTCAGGACGTGAAGATCGACCTCGTCGCGGGCGGCACCTCCGCGGTGCACGTGACGAGTGAGTCCGCTCTCGACGAGGTCGCCGTCCGCGACGCCGTCGACGAGGCGGGCTACGAACTGGCCGCGTCATGA
- a CDS encoding metal-sensitive transcriptional regulator produces the protein MATDEGHVHGYTAEKSSHLKRLRRIEGQVRGLQRMVEEDKYCIDILTQVSAATKALQSFSLELLDEHLSHCVVEAAQKGGPEAEEKVREASDAIARLVRS, from the coding sequence ATGGCCACCGATGAGGGACATGTGCACGGGTACACCGCCGAGAAGAGCAGTCATCTGAAGCGGTTGCGGCGGATCGAGGGGCAGGTTCGCGGTCTGCAGCGGATGGTCGAGGAGGACAAGTACTGCATCGACATCCTGACCCAGGTGTCGGCGGCCACGAAGGCGTTGCAGTCGTTCTCGCTGGAGCTGCTCGACGAGCACCTCTCGCACTGCGTGGTCGAGGCCGCGCAGAAGGGCGGCCCCGAGGCCGAGGAGAAGGTCCGCGAGGCATCCGACGCGATCGCCCGCCTCGTCCGCAGCTGA